In Ailuropoda melanoleuca isolate Jingjing chromosome 11, ASM200744v2, whole genome shotgun sequence, a genomic segment contains:
- the LOC100471480 gene encoding heat shock cognate 71 kDa protein, with amino-acid sequence MPCPTPPHSCRPGSPPRSTSSRRGLWSPPTPVASDRGPSEPHSPAREKPHKAHVGVAHRIHPAAPPQAQPEVETLAVDQPEQYLPTDLDPLAPASRAARQEQPLLPPGDPVTSRQAFPRAARIAEQLYKCREEEPAANGILNVSAVDKSTRKEKITITNDKGRLSKEDIEHMVQEAEKYKAEDEKQRDKVSSKNSLESYAFNMKATVEDEKLQGKINDEDKQKILDKCNEIINWLDKNQTAEKEEFEHQQKELEKVCNPIITKLYQSAGGMPGGMPGGFPGGGAPPSGGASSGPTIEEVD; translated from the exons ATGCCATGCCCGACCCCACCCCATTCCTGCCGGCCAGGGAGTCCGCCGAGGTCCACCTCATCAAGGAGAGGCCTCtggtcaccccccacccccgtcgcCTCCGACCGCGGCCCGAGCGAGCCGCATAGCCCGGCCCGGGAGAAGCCGCACAAGGCTCACGTGGGGGTGGCCCACCGCATCCACCCCGCCGCCCCGCCACAGGCCCAGCCCGAGGTGGAGACGCTGGCGGTCGACCAG CCGGAGCAATACCTGCCGACCGACCTTGACCCTCTCGCTCCAGCTTCCAGGGCAGCCCGTCAGGAgcagccccttctccctcctggaGACCCTGTAACCTCCCGACAAGCCTTTCCCAGGGCGGCACGGATAGCCGAGCAGCTGTATAA ATGCAGAGAAGAGGAACCAGCTGCTAATGGTATCCTTAATGTCTCTGCTGTGGATAAGagcacaaggaaagaaaagattacCATCACTAACGACAAGGGCCGCTTGAGTAAGGAAGACATTGAGCACATGGTCCAGGAAGCTGAGAAGTACAAAGCTGAAGATGAGAAACAGCGGGACAAGGTGTCTTCAAAGAATTCACTTGAGTCCTATGCATTCAACATGAAAGCAACTGTTGAAGATGAAAAACTTCAGGGCAAGATTAATGATGAGGACAAACAGAAGATTCTTGATAAGTGCAATGAAATCATCAATTGGCTTGATAAGAACCAGActgcagagaaggaagagttTGAACACCAGCAGAAAGAGCTGGAGAAAGTCTGCAACCCCATCATTACCAAGCTGTACCAGAGTGCAGGGGGCATGCCAGGAGGAATGCCTGGAGGCTTCCCTGGTGGTGGAGCTCCTCCCTCTGGTGGTGCCTCCTCTGGGCCCACCATTGAAGAGGTTGATTAA